A genome region from Hydrogenoanaerobacterium saccharovorans includes the following:
- the aroB gene encoding 3-dehydroquinate synthase: protein MKQVKVQLKNAYDILIGENLLDYSGEHIRRLTSSQRIAIVTDDIVAELYLERLIKTLSKNGFEQICYYTFEHGEHSKTLDTAGKIYNFLAENNITRSDLVIALGGGVVGDVTGFAASTFLRGIHFVQIPTTLLAQVDSSVGGKTAVDLNCGKNLVGTFWQPSLVLCDISLLSTLSNELFADGAAEVIKYGAIRDKKLFDMAVSPDYKKHLEEIIFRCICIKRDIVQNDEFDTGERMLLNFGHTLAHAIENLSNYSIPHGRAVAMGMVMITKASTKTGITPIGITEALEQACMRYGLQISCDYDANQLAKICLNDKKRDNIHISVILLNEIGNARIDKMQIDDFTKFICEGCK from the coding sequence ATGAAGCAGGTTAAAGTACAATTAAAAAATGCCTATGATATTTTAATCGGGGAAAATCTTTTGGATTACTCGGGTGAACATATCCGCAGGTTAACATCGTCGCAACGCATAGCGATTGTAACAGATGATATTGTTGCAGAGCTTTATTTGGAGCGTTTGATAAAAACACTGAGTAAAAACGGATTTGAACAAATTTGCTATTATACCTTTGAGCATGGCGAGCATTCAAAAACGCTTGACACAGCAGGAAAAATCTACAATTTTTTAGCAGAAAACAACATTACCCGCAGCGACTTAGTAATAGCACTGGGTGGCGGGGTTGTAGGCGACGTGACTGGCTTTGCTGCATCTACTTTTTTACGCGGTATCCATTTTGTACAGATACCTACAACATTATTAGCACAAGTAGATTCATCTGTTGGAGGGAAAACCGCGGTTGATTTGAATTGCGGAAAAAACCTAGTAGGCACTTTTTGGCAGCCAAGTTTAGTGTTATGCGATATCTCCTTATTATCCACACTGAGTAACGAATTATTTGCCGATGGTGCCGCAGAAGTCATCAAATATGGTGCTATTCGAGATAAAAAACTGTTTGATATGGCAGTATCGCCAGATTATAAAAAACATTTAGAAGAAATTATCTTTCGCTGCATTTGTATTAAAAGAGATATTGTTCAAAATGATGAGTTCGACACGGGAGAGAGAATGCTTTTAAACTTTGGACACACATTGGCACATGCAATTGAGAATCTCAGCAATTATAGTATTCCGCACGGCAGGGCCGTAGCTATGGGCATGGTTATGATTACGAAAGCATCTACCAAGACCGGAATTACACCTATAGGAATAACCGAAGCTCTTGAGCAAGCTTGTATGCGGTATGGTTTGCAGATATCCTGCGATTATGACGCAAACCAGCTTGCAAAAATTTGCCTTAATGATAAAAAACGTGATAACATACACATAAGCGTGATACTGCTGAATGAAATAGGAAATGCACGTATAGACAAAATGCAAATTGATGATTTTACAAAATTTATTTGTGAGGGATGCAAATGA
- a CDS encoding prephenate dehydrogenase, whose protein sequence is MKNIGVVGLGLIGGSLCKAIKAYTDCDIFGYDIDEAIVYSATEYGAIDARLTKQNLSKCDLIIFALYPANTIAYVKDYLNYFQQGCILMDMCGVKEVVCNSIQEIIKGYEFTFIGGHPMAGREFSGFAVSDKDLFQHASMILTPFQDTKKSVLNTVSQFLLTLGFERVIDTTPQFHDKMIAYTSQLPHVIANSYVKSPNCSYQLGFTGGSFEDMSRVAKLNEQMWTELFLENRENLIQEITILIENLCNIKNALEQSDADKLRSLLAEGRVIKESLK, encoded by the coding sequence ATGAAGAATATTGGGGTAGTTGGTTTAGGATTAATTGGTGGTTCGCTGTGCAAGGCAATTAAGGCGTATACAGACTGTGACATATTCGGTTATGACATAGACGAGGCAATTGTTTACTCCGCAACAGAATATGGCGCCATTGATGCCCGGCTTACTAAACAAAATCTTTCTAAGTGCGATTTAATCATTTTTGCCCTCTACCCTGCTAATACAATAGCCTATGTTAAAGATTATTTAAATTACTTTCAACAAGGCTGCATACTTATGGATATGTGCGGTGTCAAAGAAGTTGTGTGCAATAGCATTCAAGAAATAATTAAAGGGTACGAATTTACTTTTATTGGCGGACACCCGATGGCAGGACGTGAGTTCAGCGGTTTTGCTGTGTCTGATAAGGATTTATTTCAACATGCGAGTATGATACTTACTCCGTTTCAGGATACAAAAAAATCTGTTTTGAATACCGTCTCTCAATTTCTGCTTACGCTCGGTTTTGAGCGGGTAATTGACACAACTCCCCAGTTTCATGATAAAATGATTGCATATACATCTCAATTGCCGCATGTGATTGCCAATTCTTATGTAAAAAGCCCAAATTGCAGTTACCAGCTTGGGTTTACAGGCGGTAGCTTTGAGGACATGTCGCGCGTAGCAAAACTAAACGAACAAATGTGGACAGAATTGTTTTTAGAGAACCGCGAAAATCTAATACAAGAAATTACGATTCTAATAGAAAACCTGTGCAATATAAAAAATGCACTGGAACAATCTGATGCCGATAAGCTACGTTCTCTCCTTGCAGAAGGCAGAGTAATCAAGGAAAGTTTGAAGTGA
- the aroF gene encoding 3-deoxy-7-phosphoheptulonate synthase — protein sequence MVVILKQKAKKEEILTLIQWIKAQGIDVHIVEGTSTTILGLIGDTSLVDEDAIKANDIVANVRRISEPFKAANRKFHPNDTIVDVCGKKIGGGNFQVIAGPCSVESREQINKIAKDVQASGAGLLRGGAFKPRTSPYAFQGLRAEGIEFLIDARKTTGMPIVTEIMSAAHIELFKDVDIIQVGARNMQNFELLKALGTLNKPILLKRGLANTIEEFLMSAEYIMAGGNENIILCERGIRTFETATRNTLDISAIPLLKQLSHLPVVVDPSHAAGITSLVEPLSKAAIAAGADGLIIEVHNDPKHALSDGAQSLTPEQFDHVMNSVKRMVDFEGKTL from the coding sequence ATGGTAGTAATCTTAAAGCAAAAAGCAAAGAAAGAAGAAATTTTAACTTTAATTCAGTGGATAAAGGCGCAGGGTATTGATGTTCATATTGTGGAGGGCACAAGCACTACCATTCTTGGTCTTATTGGTGATACCTCGCTTGTAGATGAAGATGCAATAAAAGCAAATGATATTGTAGCAAATGTAAGACGTATCTCTGAACCATTTAAAGCCGCAAACCGTAAATTTCATCCCAATGATACAATTGTAGATGTGTGCGGTAAAAAAATTGGCGGCGGCAACTTTCAAGTTATTGCAGGGCCATGCTCTGTAGAATCCAGAGAACAGATAAACAAAATTGCAAAAGATGTGCAAGCGTCTGGTGCAGGCCTTTTGCGTGGAGGGGCTTTCAAACCTCGAACATCCCCTTACGCGTTCCAAGGGCTTCGCGCAGAAGGGATAGAGTTTTTGATAGATGCACGGAAAACAACAGGAATGCCAATTGTAACAGAGATTATGAGTGCTGCTCACATAGAACTGTTTAAAGACGTCGATATCATTCAGGTAGGCGCGCGCAACATGCAAAACTTTGAGCTTCTTAAAGCACTTGGCACTCTTAACAAACCTATTTTGTTAAAACGCGGTTTAGCAAACACAATAGAAGAATTTTTGATGAGTGCAGAGTACATTATGGCGGGTGGAAACGAAAATATTATTCTGTGTGAGCGTGGTATAAGAACTTTTGAAACTGCAACACGTAACACACTTGATATTTCTGCTATTCCCCTGCTTAAACAACTTTCTCATTTACCAGTAGTAGTAGATCCAAGCCATGCAGCTGGTATAACCAGTTTGGTTGAGCCTCTTTCCAAGGCGGCAATTGCAGCAGGCGCTGACGGGCTTATAATTGAAGTACACAACGACCCTAAACATGCTTTATCGGATGGCGCACAGTCTCTAACCCCTGAACAATTCGATCATGTTATGAACTCTGTAAAGAGAATGGTGGATTTTGAAGGTAAAACACTCTAA
- a CDS encoding ABC-F family ATP-binding cassette domain-containing protein produces MILSAIGISKSYGSNLVLNETDLKIEDNDRIGLVGVNGAGKSTLLNLLTQRELPDTGDVFISNNVTIGFLRQNSGLDTENTIWSEMQSVFAPLLSVQKELRSLEKQLAEFNSSSDKTEFDLLTKRYATQSEWFEKHDGYLIDVKIKTILNGMGFADKPYNTVINTLSGGEKTRLAMAKLLLEAPQFLILDEPTNHLDFKTLMWLEEYLSNYKGALLVVSHDRYFLDKLVTVVWEVERHQFLRYKGNYTKYSQLKVEANIRHQKEYEIQQQQIASMKDYVARNIVRASTSKSAKSRIAALERMDVIERPEGELRAARLSFEYDREPVKDVLDVTGLTLEVGEDNSRKVLCKGIDLHLFRGEKIAIIGANGVGKSTFLKVIQGLTPYRNGNIEWGKNVKLGYYEQENKGLHPEKTVLDELWDRYPRMPEHSIRSTLGSVLITGEEVYKQISVLSGGERAKLSFAILMQERANTLILDEPTNHLDLVSKEILEQALMEFTGTLIMVSHDRYMLNKIPDKIIEFTEDTIKVYTGKFNDYLEQTEREKQLVAAVEQTSLQQAKASAASSSYRSREQRNLDNQRKQRIKELETMISEIEDCMKELEQEISTQQIFSDYQLMTEKCAELEQKKEQLNQLSDEWLELID; encoded by the coding sequence ATGATTTTGTCCGCAATCGGAATAAGCAAGAGTTATGGCTCGAATCTTGTATTAAATGAGACAGACCTTAAAATAGAAGATAATGACCGCATTGGTTTAGTAGGCGTAAACGGCGCAGGTAAATCAACTCTGCTGAATTTATTAACACAACGTGAATTGCCCGACACGGGTGATGTTTTTATCTCAAATAATGTAACTATCGGTTTTTTGCGCCAGAACAGCGGTTTAGATACCGAAAACACCATTTGGTCAGAGATGCAATCGGTTTTTGCCCCTTTGCTTTCGGTCCAAAAAGAATTGCGCAGTTTAGAAAAACAACTTGCAGAATTTAACTCTTCTTCAGATAAGACAGAATTTGATCTGCTTACAAAACGGTACGCTACTCAATCGGAATGGTTTGAAAAACACGACGGATATTTGATTGACGTTAAAATCAAGACGATTTTAAACGGTATGGGCTTTGCCGACAAACCTTACAACACCGTCATCAATACATTATCAGGCGGAGAAAAAACGCGTTTGGCAATGGCAAAGTTGTTGCTTGAGGCACCACAGTTTTTAATTCTAGATGAGCCTACAAACCATCTTGATTTCAAAACTTTAATGTGGCTGGAGGAATACCTCAGCAATTACAAAGGCGCGTTGCTTGTTGTATCGCATGACCGATATTTTTTGGATAAGCTTGTGACTGTCGTATGGGAGGTAGAGCGTCACCAGTTTTTGCGATACAAAGGCAATTACACCAAATATTCACAGTTGAAAGTCGAAGCAAACATTCGGCATCAAAAAGAATACGAGATTCAACAACAGCAAATAGCATCAATGAAAGATTATGTTGCGCGAAATATCGTTAGAGCATCTACATCCAAAAGTGCAAAAAGTAGGATTGCAGCTTTGGAACGTATGGATGTAATTGAACGTCCCGAAGGTGAGCTCAGAGCTGCCAGATTGTCGTTTGAGTATGACAGAGAACCTGTTAAAGATGTATTGGATGTAACGGGACTAACACTGGAGGTAGGAGAGGATAACAGCCGCAAGGTGTTGTGTAAAGGGATAGACCTTCACCTGTTTCGAGGCGAGAAAATCGCCATAATCGGAGCAAATGGTGTTGGTAAATCTACTTTTTTAAAAGTAATTCAAGGTTTAACGCCTTACCGCAATGGCAATATTGAATGGGGTAAAAATGTGAAACTTGGTTATTATGAGCAAGAAAATAAAGGTCTGCATCCCGAAAAAACTGTTCTTGATGAATTGTGGGATAGATATCCACGAATGCCAGAGCACAGTATACGTAGCACGCTTGGTTCCGTATTAATTACAGGCGAAGAGGTATACAAGCAGATTTCTGTATTAAGCGGCGGAGAACGTGCTAAATTGAGCTTTGCTATTTTAATGCAAGAACGGGCAAATACGTTGATATTGGACGAGCCTACAAACCATCTTGATCTTGTTTCAAAAGAAATATTAGAACAAGCTCTGATGGAGTTTACAGGTACTCTCATCATGGTATCGCATGACCGATATATGCTCAACAAAATACCAGATAAGATTATAGAATTTACCGAGGATACAATCAAGGTTTATACAGGTAAATTCAACGACTATCTCGAACAAACCGAGCGAGAAAAGCAACTGGTTGCAGCAGTGGAGCAAACGTCGCTACAGCAAGCAAAAGCATCTGCAGCAAGCAGTAGTTATCGAAGCAGGGAGCAGCGAAATCTTGACAATCAACGAAAACAGCGTATAAAAGAATTGGAAACTATGATTTCAGAAATTGAAGATTGCATGAAAGAACTTGAACAGGAAATCTCCACCCAGCAGATATTTAGTGACTACCAGCTAATGACTGAAAAATGCGCTGAACTAGAGCAAAAAAAAGAACAACTCAACCAGTTATCCGATGAATGGTTGGAACTAATTGATTAA
- a CDS encoding AI-2E family transporter has product MKIEWNKKYTTIAIYSFLVIVASIIFYSVVQNFRGFSDYTSKVLTLLTPFIYGFVIAYILNPILRILDGKILPCITKGQMKPKHRRALSVLLTYMVAALLLMVFFSFVIPEIISSLTGIVTKFPEYVNSAEQWISNMLDTIESWGIDDAQKMMQTLLLSFDEWLEKGYQIIKDSLPKILNITKQFADGIMNIILGLIISVYLLMSKERFFAQLKKALYALLPAKAVERSIYIAHKSHVTFSGFINGKLLDSLIIGIMCFVGMSLLKMPNVMLISVIVGVTNVIPYFGPFIGAIPGALIILLTDPVKTIWFLIFILALQQFDGNILGPKILGETTGISAFWVIFAIVVFSGLLGVLGMFIGVPLFAVIYTLVREFIDARLEKKGLTINTAEYASEKHKIEF; this is encoded by the coding sequence GTGAAGATTGAATGGAATAAGAAATATACAACCATAGCTATTTATTCTTTTTTAGTAATTGTGGCTAGTATTATTTTTTATAGTGTGGTTCAAAATTTTCGTGGATTTAGCGATTATACTTCAAAAGTTCTAACATTACTTACACCATTTATTTACGGTTTTGTGATCGCTTACATTTTAAACCCTATTCTACGCATTCTTGACGGAAAAATATTGCCCTGTATTACCAAAGGGCAAATGAAACCAAAACATCGGCGTGCGTTATCTGTTTTACTCACTTATATGGTTGCAGCTTTGTTGTTGATGGTATTCTTTTCATTTGTTATTCCTGAAATTATATCCAGCCTTACAGGAATAGTAACAAAATTCCCTGAATATGTGAATTCAGCAGAGCAATGGATATCAAACATGCTTGATACAATTGAATCATGGGGCATTGATGATGCTCAAAAAATGATGCAGACATTATTGCTGAGTTTTGATGAATGGTTAGAAAAAGGCTACCAAATTATAAAAGATTCTTTGCCTAAGATTTTAAATATCACTAAACAATTTGCAGACGGCATTATGAATATCATACTTGGGCTCATTATTTCTGTTTATCTGCTTATGAGTAAAGAAAGATTTTTTGCACAACTAAAAAAGGCACTATACGCTTTGTTACCTGCAAAAGCAGTAGAGCGCTCAATCTATATTGCGCATAAAAGCCATGTTACTTTCAGCGGCTTTATCAATGGCAAATTACTAGATTCTCTTATAATTGGTATTATGTGTTTTGTGGGGATGTCATTGCTGAAAATGCCAAATGTTATGTTAATCAGCGTAATTGTGGGCGTAACTAACGTTATTCCGTATTTCGGTCCATTTATTGGTGCTATTCCAGGGGCACTTATTATATTGCTTACCGACCCTGTTAAAACAATATGGTTTTTAATTTTCATTTTGGCTCTCCAACAGTTTGACGGTAATATATTAGGTCCTAAAATTCTTGGTGAGACTACCGGAATTTCTGCATTTTGGGTAATCTTTGCTATCGTAGTATTCAGCGGGTTATTAGGCGTTTTAGGTATGTTTATCGGGGTACCTCTATTTGCTGTGATTTATACCCTTGTACGAGAGTTTATTGATGCTCGTCTTGAAAAAAAGGGGCTTACGATTAATACCGCAGAGTATGCTTCAGAAAAACATAAAATAGAATTTTAA
- a CDS encoding O-acetylhomoserine aminocarboxypropyltransferase/cysteine synthase family protein has translation MKIETKCLHEGYEPQNGETRVLPVYQSTTYKYDSTEHVGKLFDLSASGHMYSRISNPTVDAVEKKIAALEGGIGALCTTSGQAASLISILNILSAGDHFISTSTIYGGTLNLFAVTMKRLGIECTFVDADASEEELQKAFRSNTKAVFGETIANPAIAVLDIEKLARFAHKNQVPFIIDNTFATPFLCRPIEHGADIVIHSTTKYMDGHAIQVGGVIVDSGKFNWDNGKFPCLCEADESYHGVVYTKQFGAAAYITKARVQLMRDFGAYPSAQDAFLLNLGLETLAVRMERHCKNADAIAHFLNKSDKVEFVNYPTLDGNKYKSLADKYLPKGASGVISFSIKGGRDNAVKFMDALKLASIVVHVADIRTCVLHPASSTHRQLTDEQLVGAGITPGLIRLSVGLENIDDILEDIQAGLDAVK, from the coding sequence ATGAAAATAGAAACAAAATGCCTGCATGAAGGCTATGAACCCCAAAATGGCGAGACGAGAGTACTTCCTGTCTACCAAAGTACAACCTACAAATACGATTCTACCGAACATGTAGGCAAACTTTTTGATCTAAGTGCGAGCGGGCATATGTACTCCCGCATATCCAATCCAACCGTTGATGCTGTTGAAAAAAAGATTGCTGCACTGGAAGGGGGCATTGGTGCGCTTTGCACAACCTCAGGTCAAGCGGCAAGTTTAATTTCGATTCTTAATATTCTTAGCGCAGGAGACCATTTCATAAGCACTTCTACTATTTACGGGGGCACATTAAATTTATTTGCGGTTACAATGAAAAGGCTTGGAATTGAGTGCACCTTTGTTGATGCCGATGCAAGTGAAGAAGAACTTCAAAAGGCATTTCGCTCCAATACAAAAGCTGTGTTTGGTGAGACTATTGCTAATCCAGCTATTGCTGTACTTGATATTGAAAAGCTAGCACGTTTTGCACATAAAAATCAAGTTCCATTTATCATTGACAATACCTTCGCTACTCCGTTTCTGTGCCGTCCCATCGAACATGGTGCTGATATCGTAATTCATTCCACCACTAAATATATGGATGGTCATGCTATTCAAGTAGGCGGAGTGATTGTGGACAGTGGTAAATTTAATTGGGATAACGGAAAGTTCCCTTGTCTTTGCGAGGCCGATGAATCTTATCATGGTGTTGTATATACAAAACAATTCGGTGCTGCTGCTTACATTACTAAGGCAAGGGTACAGCTGATGAGGGACTTTGGTGCATATCCCTCTGCGCAAGACGCATTCTTATTAAACCTTGGTTTAGAAACACTTGCTGTCCGTATGGAGCGCCATTGCAAAAATGCAGATGCAATTGCTCATTTTCTTAATAAATCGGATAAAGTGGAGTTTGTTAATTACCCCACTTTGGATGGAAACAAATATAAATCTCTGGCAGATAAATATTTGCCCAAGGGTGCAAGCGGGGTTATCTCGTTTTCAATTAAAGGGGGGCGAGATAATGCAGTGAAATTTATGGATGCTCTCAAACTGGCGTCTATCGTAGTGCATGTCGCCGATATTCGTACCTGTGTTCTACACCCTGCAAGCTCCACTCACCGACAGCTCACCGATGAGCAATTGGTTGGAGCGGGTATTACACCCGGCTTAATTCGACTTTCGGTAGGTCTCGAAAATATTGATGATATTTTAGAAGATATTCAGGCAGGGCTCGATGCAGTTAAATAG
- a CDS encoding endonuclease/exonuclease/phosphatase family protein: MTDCIKIISFNLRADFKHDKSNRWDLRKDLAMKLIKDSGATIIGVQELLPKMRIDVQNLLTNYTVLGWGRYKGAKPNSDEHSDIIIKNDNADVDFYKTFWLSNKTIDDVSRAYYAFFPRICTVAEVNVKSLNQSIRVFNTHFDHICGMARVLGVNIILRTMSELNQKSPMPTILMGDMNARPTSKPIRILRENHHPYDNVHLTDVYSYCNPGSIKNTHHGFNKKGLLAWLIDRAPIDYIFVSDEFEVLDAYVDRSNENGRYPSDHFPIVATLRLHK, translated from the coding sequence TTGACTGATTGTATTAAAATAATATCATTTAATCTTCGTGCGGATTTTAAACACGACAAATCAAACCGCTGGGATTTGCGCAAAGATTTAGCTATGAAGCTGATTAAAGATTCGGGTGCAACGATTATAGGTGTGCAAGAACTTTTGCCCAAGATGCGTATTGATGTGCAAAACCTACTAACCAACTATACCGTATTGGGATGGGGACGTTACAAAGGAGCAAAGCCCAACAGTGACGAACACTCTGATATAATTATAAAAAACGATAATGCAGATGTTGATTTTTACAAAACTTTTTGGCTGTCAAATAAAACTATAGACGATGTCAGTCGTGCTTATTATGCTTTTTTTCCTCGTATTTGTACTGTAGCCGAAGTGAATGTAAAATCGCTCAATCAGAGCATACGTGTATTTAACACACATTTTGATCATATCTGTGGTATGGCAAGAGTATTAGGTGTTAACATTATTTTGCGCACAATGAGTGAATTAAACCAAAAAAGCCCTATGCCCACAATTTTAATGGGTGATATGAATGCAAGGCCTACAAGCAAACCCATTCGCATACTGCGTGAGAACCATCACCCTTACGATAATGTACATCTTACCGATGTTTATTCTTATTGTAATCCAGGCAGCATAAAAAATACTCATCATGGCTTTAATAAAAAAGGGTTGCTTGCATGGCTAATTGATCGTGCTCCCATTGACTATATTTTTGTATCTGATGAATTTGAGGTACTAGACGCATATGTCGATCGTTCTAATGAAAATGGCAGATATCCGTCAGACCACTTCCCGATTGTAGCAACATTAAGACTGCACAAATAA
- a CDS encoding ComEA family DNA-binding protein: protein MKEDFFSVNFLIAVALVLSIGLVVYNAFLMPEYAPVAVSYMPEETTSSSLSSASDNSGKGLKKDPDAKVSLNIATSEELQTISGIGPVMAKKILQYRDKVGVINSLDELMNIDGIGEATYDKIAPHFVLD, encoded by the coding sequence ATGAAAGAAGACTTTTTTTCCGTTAACTTTCTAATTGCCGTTGCTCTGGTTTTGTCTATAGGCTTGGTAGTTTACAATGCTTTTTTGATGCCTGAATATGCCCCGGTTGCTGTATCGTATATGCCGGAAGAAACTACGAGTAGTTCTTTGTCATCTGCATCGGATAATAGCGGTAAGGGACTAAAAAAGGATCCTGACGCTAAAGTGAGTTTGAATATTGCAACATCAGAGGAACTGCAAACAATTTCAGGGATTGGTCCGGTTATGGCAAAAAAAATACTTCAATACCGTGATAAGGTAGGTGTTATTAACAGCCTTGATGAGTTAATGAATATAGATGGTATAGGTGAAGCTACCTATGACAAAATTGCACCTCATTTTGTATTGGACTAA
- a CDS encoding CAP domain-containing protein: MNRYRILSLSLALCLLLVSCKQKQEVPSSFPNIESSAVQIVPETDIKNEVKAAMLNNMAEEFVKQHKNVAIELADKTLGIDQVESFYRSFLDNVPYEIYIGRYIGETITIYHLQFGGGNSYRLTIAADDKKTEHDLKEINKTENEYVFTTDKTISNQAIEVGTKGANGLTINNLCQHTWEHEISDELIKIVGVDKYEQWRDEHASRTQCNINIYSFLKFFNISHSEFMEACGNALKNQDQLQAIIKQVYPEKLINQDKPTEPRTTSSKAEASSQEEDAQKEIPDITGDEYLKDVEQGIIAEINAERESLGLSKLEYDKNLRSAARIRSRELYKSGVWDHTRPNGDPWQTVLREDVPIKYASAGENLANVEYNDPRVELHTDANWWFEEWKSSPSHYENICREEFTHIGAGVYVVEEDNGMIVAYATTIFVKY; the protein is encoded by the coding sequence ATGAATCGATATCGAATACTATCATTATCATTGGCACTTTGCTTACTGCTCGTTTCATGTAAACAGAAACAGGAGGTTCCATCTTCGTTTCCCAATATAGAATCTTCTGCTGTACAAATAGTTCCCGAAACAGATATTAAAAATGAAGTTAAAGCAGCGATGCTGAATAACATGGCAGAAGAGTTTGTTAAACAACACAAAAATGTTGCTATAGAATTGGCGGACAAAACTCTAGGCATTGACCAAGTAGAGAGCTTTTACCGTAGTTTTCTTGATAATGTTCCTTATGAAATATACATAGGACGTTATATTGGAGAAACCATTACGATATACCATTTACAATTCGGAGGTGGAAACAGTTATAGACTTACCATCGCAGCAGACGATAAAAAAACGGAGCATGATTTAAAAGAAATAAATAAAACCGAAAATGAATACGTGTTTACGACTGATAAAACAATATCAAATCAGGCTATAGAGGTTGGAACAAAGGGTGCCAATGGCTTAACAATTAATAATCTCTGCCAGCATACATGGGAGCATGAAATAAGCGATGAGCTTATAAAAATAGTAGGTGTCGATAAATACGAACAATGGCGAGATGAGCATGCCAGCAGAACACAGTGTAATATTAACATATATAGCTTTTTGAAATTCTTTAATATTTCGCACAGTGAATTTATGGAAGCTTGTGGAAATGCGTTGAAAAATCAAGATCAATTACAGGCCATTATAAAGCAAGTGTATCCGGAAAAGCTAATAAATCAAGATAAGCCAACAGAACCCCGAACAACTTCATCCAAAGCAGAGGCTTCCAGTCAAGAAGAAGATGCGCAGAAGGAGATCCCTGATATAACAGGAGATGAATATCTTAAAGATGTTGAGCAGGGAATCATAGCTGAAATTAACGCAGAGCGGGAGTCATTAGGACTTAGCAAGCTGGAATACGATAAAAATTTACGCTCAGCTGCCCGTATTCGCAGCCGAGAACTTTATAAAAGCGGGGTTTGGGACCATACGAGACCTAACGGTGACCCGTGGCAAACGGTGTTAAGAGAGGATGTACCAATTAAATATGCTTCAGCAGGGGAAAATTTAGCAAATGTAGAATATAACGATCCACGCGTTGAACTACATACAGATGCTAATTGGTGGTTTGAAGAGTGGAAGAGTAGCCCATCTCATTATGAAAATATTTGTCGCGAAGAGTTTACGCATATAGGCGCAGGTGTTTATGTTGTTGAAGAAGATAATGGTATGATTGTAGCTTACGCAACAACTATTTTTGTAAAGTATTAA